AGCTAAGTTAAATAAGGTGGAGACCATGGGATTTCCACTTTCTTACCATGCAGGATTTCTAGGTAAGTTCATATCATACTTCCATTGTTATCAACATGTTATAATGCTGCATTTTGGGCCTGATTAAGATTGTCTTTCCAGGGTAGGATCAGGATATTTGAATAGATTAACTActctttcaattttgttatgCAGGATTCAGTGGGATAACAGCTTTTGCTGGactttttgaagtgtgtaaacCCCAGAAAGGGGAAACAGTGTTTGTTTCTGCTGCCTCAGGATCTGTGGGAAGTTTAGTTGGGCAGTATGCCAAGCTCTTTGGGTGCTATGTGGTAGGCTGTGCTGGTAGCCAAAAAAAGGTCAGCCTTCCATTTCCAAATGGACACATTATTTACTTCCAGTGCTGATTTTTGTGTTTCCCTTTTTTGTTGGTGAGGTTTGTTTCAATTTATTATGTCAAGAGGGTTTGGTTTACTGATAATAGGAAATACTTGGTAAGCATTAGAGCAAAATATTTGAGATCAAACCTGTACTTAGGAATGACCTATGACCTAGATAAAGGGCTGGATGACTTCatgatatctttttttttatttcctttccttttgtcATTAATTTCTCTATTCTGTTAATTCTGCTAACAATAATGTTTTCAACTAGACTTAAGAAGGATACATTTGAGAGTTTAGGTGCAAAGTGAGAATCATATACAAGTTTGGGGCCACAAAGTGAAATTATTTCATAAGAATAATGTTGTATTTTACCTTGAAATATTTATAGGTAGACTTGCTCAAGGAGAAGCTTGGTTTTGATGAAGCATTCAACTACAAAGAGGAAATTGATCTTAAGTCAGCCCTTAAAAGGTAACTCAAATCCACTGCATCTATTGAATTTCAGGAACTCGAGTGATTTATTTAACTCTTTTACTTTGAAATTTCACTTGAACTTCAACTTGATAATCTATCATATAGGAACTAACATTTTGGCAAGTGAAGATGTCATGTACTTGGGATAGCATTTGCTAATTTTTGAACAATGATACTATAGGTACTTCCCTAGTGGGATTGACATATATTTTGACAATGTGGGAGCAGAAATGTTAGAAGCAGCAATTGAAAACATGAATCCATTTGGTAGAGTGGCTGTTTGTGGCGTTATATCAGAGTATACGAATGAAGGAAAACGTGCAGCTTTAAACATGGTGGATGTCATATACAAGAGGATCACAATTCAAGGATTTCTTGCTGCTGATCACTTCCAAGTTTATAAGGACTTCCTTTCAACCACACTTGAGCACCTCCAGAGTGGGAAGTTCCACGTTCTTGAAGACATATCGCGTGGTGTGGAAAGCATACCATCAGCTTTTGCAGGACTTTTTCGAGGTGATAATGTTGGGAAAAAAATGGTTCAAGTAGTTGATGATTAAGTACCAGATCATTTTGCTGGAGTCATAATTGAGCAAAAGTAAGTAAATGAAGATTAGGGAGCTGGGGAAGGAAAAGGGCTTTAAATCTCAAGGATTTCTTGGCTGTAACTGATCTTGTAAACAATAATATCCCACTGTTGGAGTCATGAATCAATGATCTTTTCCATTGATTTGTTCTCAGATTAGTAATTTTAATCTCAAGGAACCTTCTGTTAAAACAATATATTAAATTAATATCGAAGTAGTTATGTACGAGAGTGAAAATTATTAAGAAGTAAATTTGAAACATCTTGAGAGTAGCTGATTATTAGGAACCGGTAAAAAGCTAAGATTTCATGCTTATTTAAGAATGGCTTGCATCTACAGTTGTCAAGCAAACTTGATTATTCAAGTAGTGGTTGTAAAAGATGTGGCCCGAACAAATACTAGTCCTAGACCTGTAGTTTAGTAATACTGCTATTTTAGGCCAtgcttggattgcttgtttccgttGGAAAATATTAtcgtttttcgtgatcacatttccctatcacaTTTTtctctcacatatatcaaatcgctacagtaattttttcatgaaaaatgacggaaaatgcaatccaaacacaaccttatATACTTCTTCCGTCATAAAGATAGATTCACTTCTACTTTCATATAAGTTAAGAAGGGTAATTAATGTAATCATTTTTGCTTATTACTTTCCTTATATACCTTTCTATTGATTCTTGTTTTAGTGTCTTATTTATTCCTTCTAGTACAATGGTTGACTAATAGAATAGCATGTTTACTGATTCAAATGCACATTGACTATGGATATAGTAGTAAATCCATATACCAACTATGCTTTA
This portion of the Coffea eugenioides isolate CCC68of chromosome 11, Ceug_1.0, whole genome shotgun sequence genome encodes:
- the LOC113754433 gene encoding NADPH-dependent oxidoreductase 2-alkenal reductase-like, with the translated sequence MEVTNRYVVIKHIIDGAPQESDFELRTEPLTLSIEPGKDEVIVKNLFLSIDPYQLNRMTSQSCFQQATNIAGALNPGEEIDGYGVGRVVASGNPEFKEGDLVSGFLSWAENSIIKEGTSKFKGAKLNKVETMGFPLSYHAGFLGFSGITAFAGLFEVCKPQKGETVFVSAASGSVGSLVGQYAKLFGCYVVGCAGSQKKVDLLKEKLGFDEAFNYKEEIDLKSALKRYFPSGIDIYFDNVGAEMLEAAIENMNPFGRVAVCGVISEYTNEGKRAALNMVDVIYKRITIQGFLAADHFQVYKDFLSTTLEHLQSGKFHVLEDISRGVESIPSAFAGLFRGDNVGKKMVQVVDD